ATCAATGACGAGGACAACTTCGGTCTCGTCTTCGACGAGGTCTTCGAGGACAAGATGGCCGAACACATCGACACCATCGCCGACATGGGACGCCAGTACTTCAGCCACGACGACAGCTTCAAGCAGTCACTCAACCAGAGTGCGCGCCGGGCGGCTTGGCGGATGATCCGCCGGGAGGAGAACATCGACGACGAGGCGGCCTGACCGGTACGGCACTCCGGGCGGGTCATCCGCCAGGTGGGAAGGAGAGGCCCGCGACCACAGACGTTCCCCGTGTGGGGCGGGGCCGGACGGTCCAGGTGGTGGCGAGGCGGTCGACGAGGATCAGCCCCCGGCCGCCCTCCGACTCCGGCTTCGGGCAGGCCAGTTGGGGTTTCCCAGCACCGTGTCCGGCTTTGCCGCTACCCGGGTCGGAGACCGCGAGCCAGTAGTGTCCGTCGGCAGGCCACAGGACAAGTTCGATACGGTCCTCGTCCTCCCGCCAGGTCCCGTGCCGGATGGCGTTGGTGACCAGCTCCGAAGTCAAGAGGCCGAGGTCGTCGCCGAGTTGGGGACGAAAGTCGTCCGGCAGTGATGCGGCGACGGCCTGCCGTGCCCGCCGTACGGAAGCGGGGTGGGCGGGGAAGCGCCAGTGGACGGGTACGAGGGGGATCTCGGACATGGCGAACTCCACGATTGCGTGAGGGGGTTGAGGTCGCCGGTGGCATGCCGCCCTGGTCGCGGGCATACCTCGTCCCAAGGCAGACGGGCAGGCACGCGCGGTGCACTTCCGGCATTGCGGTGTGTAGCTTGCGCGATACTCACAGTAGAGCACCGAGGGGGGCACATGTGCTACCGAATGCCGAAGGGCCGCTAGAACGACTCCGTTTGACGGCAAACTGAGCCGCGAGCGACGAGAGGGAACACATGCCGCCGAGGAGCAATCCCACAGCGCGTCAGCAGCGTCTGGGCGCGGAACTTCGCAATCTGCGGGAAGGTGCGGAACTGTCCACCGAACAGGCCGCCGCACTGCTGGAAACGAATCGGACCGTAATCACGAACACCGAGGCGGGGCGTCACGGCGTCAGCGCAGAGCGCGTCCGGAAGATCGCCTTCCGGTACGAGTGCACAGACCAGACCCTGGTGGACGCGCTCGTCTCCATGTGCGGTGACCGCACGACCGGTTGGTGGGAGGAGTATCGCGACCGCCTGCCCGCAGCATTTCTGGACATCGCCGAGTTGGAGTGGCACGCCAAGGGATTGCGTGTGAGCACAATGACGCACATGCCGGGGCAGTTCCAGACCGGCGCCTACGCACGCGCCCTCTTCCAAGCCGCCATCCCGCCGTTGCCCGCCGAAGAGTTCGAGGCCAGAGTCGCCCACCGCGTGCAGAGACACCAGGTCATCGACCGGCCAGGGGCTCCGGACTACGCGCTGATCATCCACGAAGCCGCTTTGCGGATCGAAGCCGGTGGACGCGCGGTGCTACGAGACCAGCTCGGTCACCTCATGTCAGCCGCAGACCG
This is a stretch of genomic DNA from Streptomyces sp. NA04227. It encodes these proteins:
- a CDS encoding ATP-binding protein, which gives rise to MSEIPLVPVHWRFPAHPASVRRARQAVAASLPDDFRPQLGDDLGLLTSELVTNAIRHGTWREDEDRIELVLWPADGHYWLAVSDPGSGKAGHGAGKPQLACPKPESEGGRGLILVDRLATTWTVRPRPTRGTSVVAGLSFPPGG
- a CDS encoding helix-turn-helix transcriptional regulator, producing MPPRSNPTARQQRLGAELRNLREGAELSTEQAAALLETNRTVITNTEAGRHGVSAERVRKIAFRYECTDQTLVDALVSMCGDRTTGWWEEYRDRLPAAFLDIAELEWHAKGLRVSTMTHMPGQFQTGAYARALFQAAIPPLPAEEFEARVAHRVQRHQVIDRPGAPDYALIIHEAALRIEAGGRAVLRDQLGHLMSAADRDNVTIQAIPFSAGVFPGSGQAILYALGPVPQLDTVHLDRTTAGEFLYSGTQLRKYRIQLDEMQRIALKPAETLDLMHSISRSL